A DNA window from Maribellus comscasis contains the following coding sequences:
- a CDS encoding RagB/SusD family nutrient uptake outer membrane protein encodes MKNLLKIIIATLILVSHFSCNDLTETVYSELTEDGYNYTSDEIYSVIGPVYQNLRGLHSHSGFSIMQESTTDILVMPANASGWDDGGIYKKMHLHTWNSEAPQVKNLWAKLYPGVLHANRIIEQLEGDVVPVPSDLSKESLIAEMKVARAFYYWLLIDNFGDVPFVTTTSQELPSSTTREDIFQSIVSDITTSLSQLSDENSTLMYGRFNKWSAKTLLANLYLNAEVYTGTAEWDKCISECNDIISSDKYALEQNYADCFTANNENSTETIFAIPYDEINGSGLYSNYTFHASSRYKYNLGTTPWGAGCAKAVSQFIDTYDPDDSRLDDTWEHGLQFAADGVTPLLCTYDRAGEQLNYSKDLPDGMYTTEDEGYRIKKFLPEMGAQYNMNNDVPFFRYAQVLMMKAECLLRKGQEDEAATIVSQVRERAFKDAPAKATVTGTQLSANSNYDFGYVENYEIVDNGDSSPVEYGGFYDELGYEFACEWVRRRDMIRFGTYSTKSWLSHKPQGEKAEVFPIPQTVIDANPNLAQNPDYE; translated from the coding sequence ATGAAAAATTTATTAAAAATAATTATAGCAACGCTTATATTGGTTAGTCATTTTTCATGTAACGATTTAACTGAAACTGTCTATTCCGAATTAACAGAAGATGGATATAACTATACCTCTGATGAAATTTACAGTGTAATAGGCCCGGTTTACCAAAACTTAAGAGGATTACATTCTCACTCCGGGTTTTCAATAATGCAGGAATCAACAACCGATATACTGGTTATGCCGGCAAACGCCTCAGGATGGGACGACGGAGGGATATACAAAAAGATGCATCTTCATACCTGGAACTCAGAAGCTCCTCAGGTAAAAAATCTCTGGGCAAAATTATATCCCGGAGTCTTACATGCCAATAGAATAATCGAGCAGTTGGAAGGTGATGTAGTTCCTGTACCGTCTGATTTAAGTAAAGAATCTTTAATTGCAGAAATGAAGGTTGCGAGAGCATTTTATTACTGGTTGTTAATTGACAATTTTGGAGATGTTCCTTTTGTAACAACAACATCGCAGGAATTGCCTTCTTCAACAACCCGCGAAGATATATTTCAATCGATAGTCAGTGATATTACAACTTCTTTATCTCAACTAAGCGACGAGAACAGTACTTTAATGTATGGACGTTTTAACAAGTGGTCAGCAAAAACTCTGCTGGCAAACCTGTACTTAAATGCCGAAGTATACACAGGCACGGCTGAATGGGATAAATGTATTTCAGAATGCAACGATATTATTAGTTCTGATAAATACGCACTGGAACAAAATTATGCTGATTGTTTTACTGCAAATAATGAAAATTCAACGGAAACAATTTTCGCTATCCCTTATGACGAAATAAACGGCAGTGGTTTATACAGCAATTATACTTTCCACGCTTCATCCAGATATAAATACAATCTTGGCACTACGCCGTGGGGCGCCGGATGCGCAAAAGCTGTTTCCCAGTTTATAGACACTTATGATCCGGATGATTCGCGCCTCGACGACACATGGGAACATGGGCTGCAATTTGCGGCAGACGGAGTCACTCCGCTTTTATGTACTTACGACAGGGCCGGAGAACAACTAAATTATTCAAAAGACCTGCCTGACGGAATGTATACGACTGAAGACGAGGGATACAGAATAAAAAAGTTCCTGCCTGAAATGGGTGCCCAATACAATATGAATAATGACGTGCCATTTTTTCGCTACGCCCAGGTGTTAATGATGAAAGCGGAATGTCTGTTACGAAAAGGTCAGGAAGATGAAGCTGCAACAATAGTAAGCCAGGTAAGAGAAAGGGCTTTTAAAGATGCTCCGGCAAAAGCTACTGTTACCGGAACTCAATTGTCCGCAAACAGCAACTACGATTTTGGCTATGTTGAAAATTATGAAATTGTTGACAACGGGGACAGCTCTCCTGTAGAATATGGCGGATTCTATGACGAACTGGGATACGAATTTGCTTGTGAATGGGTAAGAAGAAGAGATATGATCCGATTTGGCACCTATTCCACAAAAAGCTGGCTCTCTCACAAACCGCAGGGTGAAAAAGCGGAGGTATTTCCTATTCCGCAAACAGTAATAGATGCAAATCCTAATCTTGCTCAAAACCCTGACTACGAATAA